The Brachyspira hyodysenteriae ATCC 27164 sequence AAATGCTTAATCCTGCTAAAACTTTCTTGGATTCTTCAAATACTGTAATAGGAACTTATGCTTGTCAGGGTCAATGGATAGACGGACAAAAGAAAAATTTAGAAAACATGCTTGAAAAAGCTGCAAGCGATGATGAGAAAAAAGTTGTTCAGGCTAAATTAGCAAATTATGATAATGCTATGGGACACCCTAATGCTGATGACTTAAACAAATTAAAAGAAGTTGTTAAAGCTATTAAATAATATTATTAAAAATAAGCTCTCGATAAAATTAATTATTGAGAGCTTTTATATTATTAATTATATTCTATTTAAATCCACAGGTAATTCCAAAACTCTTACAGCATTTTCTAAAGCGGTTCTCATAATATCTTCTTTGCTTTCTCCCCTAACCTCTGCTAGTACTTCTACTGTATAAGGAATAAAAGAAGGTTCATTAGCTCTGCCTCTAACCTTTTGAGGAGTAAGATAAGGAGCATCTGTTTCTATTGTAAACATATCTTTAGGTACATATTTAACAGCATCTCTTATGAAATCATTTTTCATATATGTAGAAGAACCTGAAAATGATAATATATATCCCAAATCCAAAGCATTTTTTGCATCTTCAACATTTCCGCTGAAACAATGAAATATTCCTCTTTTTGGCAAGTCTGCATCTCTAAGAACTTTAAAAGTATCTTTGAAAGCATCTCTGCTGTGAATCAATATAGGCAAATCAACATTTTTTGCTGCCTCGCATAAAGCTCTAAAAAATTCTTTTTGCTCATTTTTATTATCATCATTATGATAATAATCAAGTCCTATTTCTCCAACAGCATATATTGATTTATTTTTTTTCTCTAATGTTTTTTTATTCAAATTTTTTATTTTTAATTCAAACGCTTTTAAAGTATCTTCATCATTTTCATTGGCATAATCAGGATAATATCCCATACTGAAAAATACTCCTTCAGCATCAGATAATATAAACATACGTTCATCTATATCATTTGGATGAACTCCTATATCTACAAAATAAAATATTCCTGCCTTATTAGCACGTTCTAAAACTTCTTCTAAGTCTTTACTCTTTTTGGATATATATGTAAGATGGCAATGACTGTCTATCATTATGTTAACTCCAATTATAATCTATTTTTTATTATTCTTCTAAATTATCGCCTGAAAGTACATGAAAATGAACATGAAATACTGTCTGGCCAGCTCCTGCCCCACAATTATTCATTATTCTGAAAGATTCTAAACCTTGTTCTTTTGCAACTTCTTTTATAGTTTCAAGAACTTTATTCATTATAAACTCATCTGTTTCCAATATATTTTTAACATGAGGTTTAGGAACAACAAGTAAATGCACTTTTGCTTTAGGATTTAAATCTTTAAATACCACACAGTATTCATTTTCTTTTATAAACTGTGAAGGAATTTCTCCTTTTATAATTTTACAAAATATACAATCTTTATCAAAATATTTATCTTCATTATAATTACTCATAATAATTCTCCTAATAATCAAAATATAATTTCATAATTAAAAAACTATTGCAATATAAATATAATAAATCAAAATTAAAAATTAATCTATATTATAA is a genomic window containing:
- a CDS encoding TatD family hydrolase, with amino-acid sequence MIDSHCHLTYISKKSKDLEEVLERANKAGIFYFVDIGVHPNDIDERMFILSDAEGVFFSMGYYPDYANENDEDTLKAFELKIKNLNKKTLEKKNKSIYAVGEIGLDYYHNDDNKNEQKEFFRALCEAAKNVDLPILIHSRDAFKDTFKVLRDADLPKRGIFHCFSGNVEDAKNALDLGYILSFSGSSTYMKNDFIRDAVKYVPKDMFTIETDAPYLTPQKVRGRANEPSFIPYTVEVLAEVRGESKEDIMRTALENAVRVLELPVDLNRI
- a CDS encoding histidine triad nucleotide-binding protein codes for the protein MSNYNEDKYFDKDCIFCKIIKGEIPSQFIKENEYCVVFKDLNPKAKVHLLVVPKPHVKNILETDEFIMNKVLETIKEVAKEQGLESFRIMNNCGAGAGQTVFHVHFHVLSGDNLEE